A window of the Diabrotica undecimpunctata isolate CICGRU chromosome 1, icDiaUnde3, whole genome shotgun sequence genome harbors these coding sequences:
- the LOC140441493 gene encoding uncharacterized protein yields MNFTSMRICMAIEANSSDSKKNVYKFKWLQPTGSRFYYEIPFEKQLQIDHSELFHLKKVKNILASMKTRGSFRTCTIALEDNLKEIYFDSDGDVVYQSEYLQQTLLPVYEKIETAEQFPSFAELLQKFNDTNLPKVEKKNLKKIKDDFVLRNFDGNNVPMNSWLKTFESECLRCEVVADEDKILILRLFLDGIAKEWFESKIITLGLDNSFEVWKINFLDSFCETGWHNHRQAYSFRYIGGSIVDYAFRKENLLLNIKNDFPIDILIDLIVTNLPIYIQDNINRADVTTMEKLVGELRKLESLVIKKKNKLETKPNFYQKSTIIPEEQKTTCQYCDRKGFPGRFHPEAICRLKQKDKKVTKENKSNDIKYINNIAIQETLNETVTEQKN; encoded by the coding sequence atgaattttacatcaatgagaatttgcatggctatagaagcaaacagtagtgatagtaagaaaaatgtatataaatttaagtggctgcagccaacagggtcccgtttttattatgaaatcccctttgaaaaacaacttcaaattgatcattctgaactatttcatctgaaaaaagtgaagaatatattagcatctatgaaaacaagaggatcctttagaacatgtactatagcattagaagacaatttgaaggagatttattttgattcagatggtgatgtggtttatcaaagtgagtacttacaacagaccttattaccagtgtatgagaagatagaaacagctgaacaatttccatcatttgctgagttgctccagaaatttaatgacacaaatttacctaaagttgaaaagaaaaatttaaaaaaaataaaagatgattttgtacttcgaaattttgatggaaataatgttccaatgaattcatggctcaagaccttcgaatcagaatgtttgcgatgtgaggtggttgctgatgaagacaagattttgattctacgtttgtttcttgatggaatagcaaaagaatggtttgaatcaaaaataataacattaggcttagataacagttttgaggtatggaaaattaattttttagatagtttttgtgaaacaggttggcataatcataggcaagcttattcttttaggtatataggtggtagtattgttgattatgcgtttcgtaaagaaaatttattgctaaatataaagaatgattttcccattgatatactaattgatttaattgtaacaaatttgccaatttatatacaagataatattaatagagctgacgttacaacaatggaaaaattggtaggtgaattacgaaaattggaaagtttagttataaaaaagaagaataaattggagacaaaaccaaatttttatcaaaaatctactataataccagaagaacagaaaactacttgtcaatattgtgatagaaaaggattccctgggaggtttcatccagaggcaatatgccgtttaaagcaaaaagataaaaaggtaacaaaagaaaacaaatcaaatgatattaaatatatcaataatattgctatacaggagacattaaatgaaacagtaactgaacaaaaaaactag